GACCTGAACTTACTGTCCCACTTCAATTGGTAGACAATCGTTTATCTACTTAACTCCAAGATACATTGGAAGTTCTTCATGCCGGATAAAGTTGGGATTAGATTTCTTGTGAGAGTCTCAACTCCTTAGGTTGAAATGGCAAGATCTCAGCTGTGCCTGGGAGCTCCAGTGCCCATTCCTGGAGCCCTTTGTCCACTGAACACGTGTTCCTCCTGGCACAGCTTTGGACACAAGGCACCTGCGTACTCAATTCACAGAGACTGCACATTCTTAAGCTCAAAGAATTCTGGGTAAGAGCAGTGCCATTGAAGCATTTACAAGCTTCGCCTCTCCTCTGCCGAATGGTACCAATCTGAACAATATCTTTATGGGAACTCAGTAGCCAGTTGAACACATCAAGCTTCCACAACGAATACACTGAATGTCAACAGGCATTGTGTCTGTGTCAACAGTCAAACTCATCGTACTTTTTtctgtcaatcagcttccaaatgttgcCACTCTGTCATTGCTTGCCACGCCCCCTGCACTGTTTCCCTGCTCCTCATCATATCCTCTCACCTCTCCCACTGTCGAGCCCGAAACTCTGCCCTGTGCTGACCCATCTCCGGTTTCTGGCCCTGCGCCACTGAGCATCCAACTGAACGTTCAGCGTTCTGCTTTCAGACTGTAGAGTACGGTGGTGTGCTCTAACAACCCAGCCCTCAGGAAGAGTGAAAATGACCAATAAGAGCAGGGAATAAGGTGATTAGCTACCATTATTCCCTGGTCCAGAGATTTGAGGGACTAACAACAtgacaggcagctcatcttcttctgcaGTCTGCAAAACGTCATGCAGGAAACTTGGAGATCCCTTCCCCCCACAGACCggtgactgtttggaacccacCACACAGGGAGAGCGAGGGGTGAACAACAGGGTAAGATTTAAACAGACTGTCGTAGAACAAAAATACGGGCAGGGACCAGCTGGGTGGAGTTGGCTCCCCACTGTACACTGGGAATGTTGTAGATTCACTGAGTACCtgagacagagtttaaaatagaactgatttatttatcacagaaaCTGCAGTCCCATTAAATGCGAACatcagaagaaactcctcccattcccagtgaccagggtgcagaccTAGTTTGATGAACAGCAGTAGTAATTGCAGAGTTAGACACGAgcagtcatttgcaaacttgtctCCGGATTCAGCAACTGTGGTGGTTCAATATCCACCAGGCAGCTTATTAAACTTTCCCCCCAGTGTGAACTCCGTAGTGTTTCTGGAGGCTGGCTGAATgattgaatcccttcccacactctgagcaggtaaagggcttctccccagtgtgaactcgctggtgtgccaacAAGTtagataactgagtgaatcccttcccacagtgtgagcaGGTGaaaggcttctccccagtgtgaacccgctgGTGGGCCAACAAGTTtgataactgagtgaatcccttcccacagtctgagcaggcgaacggcctctccccggtgtgaactcgctgatgcaccttcagttgggatgactgagtgaagcccttcccacattcggagcaggtgaatggcctctccccagtgtgaactcgctgatgtttcTTCAGGTAAGACGAGTGGcagaatcctttcccacattcagagcaggtgaacggccgctccccagtgtgaacttggtAGTGCGACACGAGGTTGCACGACTGGGAGAACCCCTTTCCACAGtgcgagcaggtgaacggcctctccccggtgtgaactcgaaGGTGTTGCTTCAGGTCTGACGAGCGACTGaagcccttcccacagtccgagcaggtgaacggcctctccccggtgtgaattcgctggtgttGCTTCAGGTGGGCCGAGtgactgaatcccttcccgcagtccgagcaggtgaacggcctctccccagtgtgaacgcgCTGGTGCGCCAGTAAATTAGATAACTGACTGAagcccttcccgcagtctgagcaggtgaacggcctctccccagtgtgaactcgcaaGTGTGCCAGTAGGTTAGATGATCGAGTGAAGCCCttcccacactctgagcaggtgaacggcctctcccctgtgtgaactcgctggtgtaccttcagttgagataactgactgaaccccttcccacagtctgagcaggtgaacggcctctccccagtgtgaactgaccagTGTGTCAGTaggtcagatgatcgagtgaatgcCTTTCCACACTCTGAGCAGGAGAACatcttctccccagtgtgaaccgaCAGTTATGTCtataggtgggatgactgagtgattCCCACAGTCCGAGTTGGGGGATTGCCCCTCTCGTGTGTGTAttcgctgatgtctctgtagttgggatgactgagtgaatcccttcgcACAgcctgagcaggtgaacggcctctccgcAGTGAGAACTGGCTCGTGTGTCAGCAGATCAGGTtaccgagtgaatctcttcccacacacGGAACAATTGAACAGTCTCTCTCCCTTGTGTCAGCCCACCGGTGTCTCGGCGAGTCAGCTGAGTGAGTGAATCCCTGATCGACCTCTCACTGCTGTGAGTTTCCTGACGTATCATCAGCTTCGATGAATCACTTCCCGCAGACGGAACAGATCAATAAATGCTGCTGTGTCCTCAGCACCCCGGTTCCAGTGGATCACGCACAGAGACGTCTTCATCTCCTAGGACCAACAACAGATACATTGGTGTCACAGAGGGAATATCTGGTCACCCTTTAAATATCTGGACAGAATCATCAGAATTGACAAATTGTTGTATTTAAGATTCCTGCACACAAATTCTTTGTTGTATCCATCtcacctgtaaaaagatttacaaaaccCATCAATGGGTGAAGCACAGCATTTCAGATGAAATAAATTTAATCTCTATGGTGAGGACTCACACCACACTGTTACAGAgaggttcaacccaagttggaggaacaactcctgaCTTTCTAACTGAGCAAGGATCAGGTACCCGGACTGTCCATCCAGTTCTCCGGCTGGTTTTCTGACTGTATCAGAACGGGCCTCTCCTGCCTGACTTGCCAGTTGCCTTTCCCATCGGAGCATTGCACTTTTGGGATGTGGAAGCTACAGGTCACTCATTACCCAGGAGAAAGATGTTTGATATCATTATCTACCCagagagaatggtacaaaacatGTCTCACGAGTAGAAAGGCCCAGAGAAAGAGCCCAAACAAAGGTGGTTTTCTCAAGAACTAAACCTGACGGAAGGATTTTGTTCTTTCCCTGCCATGCAGCAATAACTGACTATTTCACTGACTGGAAGTTGGACTCTCCATCCGAGATTGACTCAGAAATACGTTTCTGTTGTGAGTGCCTCATCCTCGGATTGAGAAAGCTGGAGATCGGCAGAGTCTGACAGACCCATCCACTGACATTCCCTCCGCCCGCACTTCCAAACGCACCCTACGGACTGCTTGGGAAGCAGTCATCCGCGGACCCAGGCCACCCAGAGAGGCCGGCAGCAGACTGTCGttcatgagggtgaaccctcacaaggcaaccAGGCCCACTGGAGTAGGTGACAGGGCTCaggaaacctgtgccaaccaactagcggagAGATTCAAAGACATTTCCAATCTCTCATTGCTTGGTCAGAGTTTAcagcctgcttcaaaaggacatcgACCAcactagtgcccaagaagagcagggtaagctgccttaacaactatcatccagtagctgctccatctacggtgatgaaccgctttgagaggttggtctcgGCTGGAATCAACACtcgtctcaggaaggacctggacccactgcaacttgcctatcgccacaacaggtctacggcagatgcaaattcaatggctcttcacgcgGCCTTCAGTCACCTGGATAACACAAGTACTTATATGTCAGGACGCAGTTTCTTGACAACTCCGCGCTTCTGAAAGTTCTGGttgaaaagctccaaaacctggtccTTTGTACCAACAACTGGACCTGCATGTCAGAGCTTCCTCACCCGAAGACCACAATccgtgcggattggaaataacctctccacctcactgacaacactggcacacctcaaggtcgCTCCGCCCTCTCCACACCAAAGACTGTGCGGCTGGGCACAGCTCACACGTCATCTGTACGCTTGCTGACGGCACAACAGTTGCTGCCATAGCTTGACGTTGTGATGGGAGgtcatacaggagcgagatgcagctagttgagtggtgtggcGGCAATAACGTTGCACTcatcgtcagtaagaccaaataactgaagggtaagacaagggaacatgaaccagtcctcatggagggatcaggagtggagagagagacagcaatttcaagttctttggtctcaacatctctgaggatctgtcctgggcccaacacagcTACAAAGAAGACCCGACAGCAGCAAtagttcatttggagtttgagatctggtatgtcatcaaagagatgcgcaattttctacagatgtactctgGAGACCATTCCACATCACTGTAtgggatgggggtggtggggaagaactttgcacaggattgaaatgagctgcagaaagttgtaaactcagtcagctccatcatgggcaccagcctccccagcatccacgatgtcttcaaggagcaatgcctcacaaagccggtgtccatcattaaggacccctatcacccaggacaggccctcttctcattgctaccatcagggaggaggtacaggagcctgaagacacacactcaacgattcaggaacagcttcttcccctccaccatcagatttctgaatggacatcgaacccacgAAACACTGCCTCAtgactttttgcactacttaactattatataatatatatatgtgtgttggcgcctggccaagtggttaaggcatttgtctagtgatctgaaggtcgctagttcgagccttggctgaggcagcgtgttatgTCTTAACCAGTGCTccgtgatgacaccggtgccaagctgtatgggtcctaatgcccttcccttggacaacatcggtgtcgtggagaggggagacttgcagcatgggcaactgccagtcttccatacaaccttgcccaggcctgtgccctggaaaccttccaaggcgcaaatccatggtctcataccttcaaggtCAGCAAAGGTGCGGCAAGTGAAGGAGTGAGTGCGGGGATTGGTTGAGAAGTTAAGCTCTTGGgagtcttttttctgttgttttCTGGGGCGGGTGATTTAAAAACCGGTCGGGACCAGCCCGCAACACGTACCTTCAAGGTCGGCAAAGGTGCGGCAGGTGCAGGGAATTAGTCAATTTATCATCCAATATAATCACGGTCTGCTCGAGGGGAGCAGCCTGTCGGGGAGTAGCCTTGTGAGAAAAGTGTGAGCcttcggcgaggaggctgagggaggagactaCACTACAGTTGGAGAGGATGAGAAGTGGTGAAGGAATGACAGGTgaactgattcagtgtgctgcctgcatgatgtgggaggtcagggacgttgacggtgcctctggctgctacaaaggtggaaagtgtgtccaggttcagctcctgaaggaccgtgttgaggcactggagaggcaactggatgacctcaggttcatccgggaaaccgagagttttctggacaggacctgcaGCGAAATCGTTACACCAAGGAtaccggaagagagaaggggggcgaCGATGAGCAAGGGTTGGAggcttggagtacaggagaccccgggggatgtgcctctcgtaaacaggttcaccctcttggaagctgccGGGACAGAAGATGATGCCAGCATGAGAGGCGGTCAGGTCTGTGAGTCAACAACTGGcgctgaagcaaagccgaggagacagacgtcaggcagagccgtggtagtaggggaatccatagtgagaggtacagaaaggggtttctgcggcaacaggtgggatttaaggatggtgtgttgcctccctggtgctgggatccaggatgtcacggactgattgcagggaatcctcaagagtgaaggtgaacatctggaagtggtggtgcatgtcggcacaaatgacgtggggaagaagaggaaagacattctacagcgtgacttcagagaa
The DNA window shown above is from Mobula hypostoma chromosome 30, sMobHyp1.1, whole genome shotgun sequence and carries:
- the LOC134339782 gene encoding zinc finger protein 436-like — translated: MFSCSECGKAFTRSSDLLTHWSVHTGERPFTCSDCGKGFSQLSQLKVHQRVHTGERPFTCSECGKGFTRSSNLLAHLRVHTGERPFTCSDCGKGFSQLSNLLAHQRVHTGERPFTCSDCGKGFSHSAHLKQHQRIHTGERPFTCSDCGKGFSRSSDLKQHLRVHTGERPFTCSHCGKGFSQSCNLVSHYQVHTGERPFTCSECGKGFCHSSYLKKHQRVHTGERPFTCSECGKGFTQSSQLKVHQRVHTGERPFACSDCGKGFTQLSNLLAHQRVHTGEKPFTCSHCGKGFTQLSNLLAHQRVHTGEKPFTCSECGKGFNHSASLQKHYGVHTGGKV